One part of the Arabidopsis thaliana chromosome 1 sequence genome encodes these proteins:
- the STT3B gene encoding staurosporin and temperature sensitive 3-like b (staurosporin and temperature sensitive 3-like b (STT3B); FUNCTIONS IN: oligosaccharyl transferase activity; INVOLVED IN: protein amino acid glycosylation; LOCATED IN: endoplasmic reticulum, plasma membrane, membrane; EXPRESSED IN: 24 plant structures; EXPRESSED DURING: 13 growth stages; CONTAINS InterPro DOMAIN/s: Oligosaccharyl transferase, STT3 subunit (InterPro:IPR003674); BEST Arabidopsis thaliana protein match is: staurosporin and temperature sensitive 3-like A (TAIR:AT5G19690.1); Has 1054 Blast hits to 1026 proteins in 313 species: Archae - 251; Bacteria - 48; Metazoa - 304; Fungi - 138; Plants - 87; Viruses - 0; Other Eukaryotes - 226 (source: NCBI BLink).): protein MGGKSEPAKSESMATKPDLLNTSFFSFKSLKLKTKQQELLLRISILGLVYILAFIARLFSVLRYESMIHEFDPYFNYRTTLFLTEKGFYEFWNWFDSESWYPLGRIIGGTLYPGLMVTAALIYWTLRFLRFFVHIREVCVLTAPFFASNTTLVAYFFGKELWDTGAGLVAAVLIAICPGYISRSVAGSYDNEAVAIFALLLTFYLFVKAVNTGSLAWALASAFGYFYMVSAWGGYVFIINLVPLYVLVLLITGRYSMRLYIAYNCMYILGMLLAMQIRFVGFQHVQSGEHMGAMGVFLLMQVFYFLDWVKYQLNDTKLFQTFLRITVTSAILVGGVAVGVGTASGYISPWTGRFYSLLDPTYAKDHIPIIASVSEHQPTAWSSFMFDYHILLFLFPAGLYFCFKRLTDATIFIVMYGLTSLYFAGVMVRLILVATPAVCLISAIAVSATIKNLTSLLRTKQKVSQTGSTKGAGSSKASSKVTLDQSQPFQKNGAIALLVGVFYLLSRYAIHCTWVTAEAYSSPSIVLAARGAHGNRIIFDDYREAYYWLRQNTATDAKIMSWWDYGYQITAMGNRTVIVDNNTWNNTHIATVGRAMSSYEDDAYDIMRSLDVNYVLVVFGGVTGYSSDDINKFLWMVRIGGGVFPVIKEPDYLVNGEFRVDKGASPKMLNCLMYKLCYYRFGELTTEYGKPPGYDRARGVEIGNKDIKLEHLEEAYTTSNWIVRIYRVKPPTNRL from the exons ATGGGAGGAAAATCAGAGCCAGCGAAATCGGAATCCATGGCGACGAAGCCAGATCTACTCAACACTAGTTTCTTCTCATTCAAATCCCTAAAATTGAAGACGAAACAACAAGAGCTCTTACTCCGTATCTCGATCCTTGGTCTCGTCTACATCTTAGCTTTCATAGCTCGTCTCTTCAGTGTTCTCCGCTACGAATCAATGATCCACGAATTCGATCCGTATTTCAACTACCGTACGACTCTTTTCCTCACAGAGAAAGGCTTCTACGAGTTTTGGAACTGGTTCGATTCCGAGAGTTGGTATCCTCTAGGTCGAATCATCGGCGGTACTCTTTATCCCGGTCTTATGGTCACAGCTGCGTTAATCTACTGGACATTGCGATTTCTCCGATTCTTCGTTCATATCCGTGAGGTTTGTGTGTTAACCGCACCGTTTTTCGCGTCGAATACGACTCTCGTTGCGTATTTCTTTGGTAAAGAGCTTTGGGATACAGGAGCTGGTCTTGTTGCTGCTGTTCTTATCGCTATTTGTCCTGGATACATTTCTCGTTCTGTAGCTGGTTCGTATGATAACGAAGCTGTTGCGATTTTCGCTCTGTTGCTGACGTTTTATCTCTTTGTTAAAGCGGTGAACACTGGTTCATTAGCTTGGGCTCTTGCCTCTGCGTTTGGTTACTTTTATATGGTTTCAGCTTGGGGAGGATATGTGTTTATTATCAACTTGGTTCCTCTTTACgtgttggtgttgttgatcACCGGAAGGTATTCGATGAGGCTTTACATTGCTTATAACTGTATGTATATCTTGGGGATGTTGCTCGCGATGCAAATTCGCTTTGTTGGTTTTCAACATGTTCAATCTGGTGAACATATGGGTGCCATGGGTGTCTTCTTATTAATGCAGGTGTTTTACTTCTTGGACTGGGTTAAGTACCAGCTCAATGACACCAAGTTGTTCCAAACGTTTTTGAGAATAACTGTGACATCGGCTATTCTTGTTGGTGGTGTTGCTGTGGGTGTTGGAACAGCGTCTGGCTATATATCTCCATGGACTGGTCGATTTTACTCGTTGCTTGACCCGACTTACGCAAAGGATCATATTCCTATTATTGCATCTGTTTCTGAGCATCAGCCTACTGCCTGGTCGTCATTCATGTTTGACTACCATATTCTGCTCTTTCTTTTCCCTGCGGGTCTTTACTTCTGTTTCAAGCGTTTGACGGATGCTACGATATTTATTGTCATGTATGGTCTCACTAGCTTGTACTTTGCTGGTGTTATGGTTCGGCTTATTCTCGTCGCTACTCCAGCAGTTTGTCTTATCAGTGCCATAGCTGTCTCTGCCACTATCAAGAATTTAACTTCTCTGTTaaggacaaaacaaaaggtttcTCAGACTGGTTCCACGAAAGGAGCTGGTAGTtcaaaagcttcttcaaag GTTACACTTGATCAGTCTCAGCCTTTCCAGAAGAATGGTGCCATTGCTCTTCTTGTTGGTGTATTTTATTTGCTCAGTAGATATGCTATTCACTGCACATGGGTGACAGCAGAGGCATATTCATCTCCCTCAATTGTCTTAGCTGCAAGAGGAGCCCACGGGAACAGAATCATCTTTGATGATTACCGCGAGGCATACTACTGGCTTAGGCAAAACACTGCCACTGATGCTAAGATTATGTCGTGGTGGGACTATGGGTACCAAATCACTGCCATGGGAAATAGAACTGTCATCGTCGATAACAATACCTGGAACAACACTCACATTGCTACCGTTGGACGTGCCATGTCTTCTTATGAAGATGATGCGTATGACATCATGAGGTCACTTGATGTGAACTATGTATTGGTCGTCTTTGGTGGTGTTACTGGTTATTCTTCAGATGATATCAACAA GTTCTTGTGGATGGTGAGGATTGGAGGTGGAGTATTCCCAGTGATCAAAGAACCTGATTACCTTGTGAATGGTGAATTCCGTGTAGACAAAGGTGCATCACCGAAGATGCTGAACTGTCTCAT GTACAAGTTATGCTATTACAGGTTCGGTGAGCTGACCACAGAATACGGCAAGCCACCCGG GTATGATAGAGCAAGAGGAGTGGAGATAGGGAACAAAGATATCAAACTTGAACACTTAGAAGAAGCTTACACAACATCCAACTGGATAGTTCGTATTTACAGAGTTAAACCTCCTACAAATAGGTTGTGA
- the PAB1 gene encoding poly(A) binding protein 1 (poly(A) binding protein 1 (PAB1); CONTAINS InterPro DOMAIN/s: RNA recognition motif, RNP-1 (InterPro:IPR000504), Nucleotide-binding, alpha-beta plait (InterPro:IPR012677), RNA recognition, domain 1 (InterPro:IPR003954); BEST Arabidopsis thaliana protein match is: poly(A)-binding protein 5 (TAIR:AT1G71770.2); Has 11 Blast hits to 11 proteins in 5 species: Archae - 0; Bacteria - 0; Metazoa - 1; Fungi - 0; Plants - 8; Viruses - 0; Other Eukaryotes - 2 (source: NCBI BLink).), producing the protein MEVLNYCKLKGKPMRIMFSERDPSNRMSGRGNVFVKNLDESIDNKQLCDMFSAFGKVLSCKVARDASGVSKGYGFVQFYSDLSVYTACNFHNGTLIRNQHIHVCPFVSRGQWDKSRVFTNVYVKNLVETATDADLKRLFGEFGEITSAVVMKDGEGKSRRFGFVNFEKAEAAVTAIEKMNGVVVDEKELHVGRAQRKTNRTEDLKAKFELEKIIRDMKTRKGMNLYVKNLDDSVDNTKLEELFSEFGTITSCKVMVHSNGISKGVGFVEFSTSEEASKAMLKMNGKMVGNKPIYVSLAQCKEQHKLHLQTQFNNPPPSPHQQPIFSQVVAPATMLSQQTPLRGYNFQPYSMCGSRMPNSCPPISIPNFMVPQPFRPTLYPPAPLVGLYGSLPQPLLQPNLWNPYRRF; encoded by the exons ATGGAGGTGCTGAATTATTGTAAGTTAAAGGGAAAACCTATGAGGATAATGTTTTCAGAACGTGATCCTAGCAACAGAATGAGTGGACGAGGTAACGTGTTTGTCAAGAATCTAGACGAATCTATCGACAACAAGCAACTTTGCGATATGTTCTCTGCATTTGGCAAAGTTCTCTCTTGCAAAGTGGCTCGTGATGCTTCTGGAGTTTCCAAAGGATATGGGTTCGTCCAGTTTTACTCAGACCTTTCAGTCTACACCGCATGCAATTTTCACAATGGCACGCTCATCCGCAATCAACATATTCATGTTTGTCCATTCGTTAGCCGTGGTCAATGGGATAAATCTCGGGTTTTCACTAATGTTTATGTTAAAAACTTGGTGGAGACTGCGACGGATGCTGATTTGAAGAGGCTCTTTGGGGAGTTTGGGGAGATAACTAGCGCGGTGGTGATGAAAGATGGAGAAGGTAAGTCTAGAAGGTTCGGGTTTGTGAACTTCGAGAAGGCTGAGGCCGCGGTTACTGCGATAGAGAAGATGAACGGGGTAGTAGTTGATGAAAAGGAGTTGCATGTTGGAAGAGCTCAGAGGAAAACTAATAGAACTGAGGATTTGAAAGCTAAATTTGAACTAGAAAAGATAATACGGGATATGAAAACACGTAAAGGGATGAATCTTTATGTGAAGAATCTTGATGATTCTGTTGATAACACAAAGCTTGAAGAATTATTCTCAGAGTTTGGGACCATCACTTCTTGCAAG GTCATGGTCCATTCCAATGGTATTAGCAAAGGTGTTGGGTTTGTTGAGTTCTCAACGAGCGAAGAAGCTTCGAAAGCG ATGCTCAAGATGAATGGGAAAATGGTGGGAAATAAACCTATCTATGTTTCTTTGGCACAATGCAAAGAGCAACATAAGCTTCATTTACAAACTCAATTTAATAACCCACCACCAAGTCCTCACCAACAACCTATCTTCAGTCAAGTGGTCGCTCCGGCAACAATGTTATCTCAACAAACTCCATTAAGAGGATACAACTTCCAACCATATTCTATGTGCGGATCAAGAATGCCAAACAGTTGCCCTCCAATCTCTATCCCTAATTTCATGGTGCCACAACCATTTCGTCCAACACTATATCCACCTGCTCCGCTTGTCGGCCTCTACGGTAGTTTGCCACAGCCACTACTGCAACCAAATCTATGGAACCCATACCGTAGATTTTAG
- a CDS encoding Pseudouridine synthase family protein (Pseudouridine synthase family protein; FUNCTIONS IN: pseudouridine synthase activity; INVOLVED IN: pseudouridine synthesis, RNA modification; LOCATED IN: cellular_component unknown; EXPRESSED IN: 21 plant structures; EXPRESSED DURING: 14 growth stages; CONTAINS InterPro DOMAIN/s: Pseudouridine synthase, catalytic domain (InterPro:IPR020103), Pseudouridine synthase I, TruA, N-terminal (InterPro:IPR020094), Pseudouridine synthase I, TruA, alpha/beta domain (InterPro:IPR020097), Pseudouridine synthase I, TruA, C-terminal (InterPro:IPR020095), Pseudouridine synthase I, TruA (InterPro:IPR001406); BEST Arabidopsis thaliana protein match is: Pseudouridine synthase family protein (TAIR:AT3G06950.1); Has 7569 Blast hits to 7566 proteins in 2644 species: Archae - 155; Bacteria - 5313; Metazoa - 277; Fungi - 265; Plants - 164; Viruses - 0; Other Eukaryotes - 1395 (source: NCBI BLink).), protein MTISDAKSDPGGDDRDSEIAKETELVFLRNRVKELEVENAKLLSQVSSCQCQQMEVKHDRSLSDSSSLVRRRRVRKGDKNSIPSHLISKRYVALKIMYFGKRFYGFSAEAQMEPSIESEVFKALERTRLLVGDKKDSCYSRCGRTDKGVSSTGQVIALFLRSRLKSPPGDSKAQVNGRTGERPEYDYVRVLNRALPDDIRVIGWSPAPIDFHARFSCYAREYKYFFWRQNLNLSAMDFAGKKFIGEHDFRNFCKMDVANVHCYTRRVTFFEVSPCQNSHEGDQLCTFTMRGSAFLWHQIRCMVAVLFMIGQGVESVDVIDTLLDTKKTPRKPQYLLASEIPLVLRTCEFENVDFICSPGAAESLRSHFKNESLTYQLESVIYQEALRNCLPLSNNVSTEESSCNGVEKKKKRAEHVPLLSRPTEPSYEERTAKLKPRKEETLACVV, encoded by the exons ATGACTATCTCCGACGCAAAATCCGATCCCGGCGGCGATGACCGAGACTCTGAAATCgccaaagaaacagaactaGTGTTTCTCCGTAATCGCGTCAAG GAGTTAGAAGTGGAAAATGCTAAATTGTTGTCTCAGGTTTCAAGCTGCCAATGCCAACAG atGGAAGTGAAGCATGATCGGTCATTGTCAGATTCCAGTAGCTTAgttaggagaaggagagttaGAAAAGGAGATAAGAATAGTATACCGAGTCATCTTATCTCAAAGAGATATGTTGCACTCAAAATCATGTATTTTGGTAAGAG aTTTTATGGATTTTCGGCTGAAGCACAAATGGAACCAAGTATTGAG TCAGAAGTTTTTAAAGCACTTGAAAGGACACGGCTTTTAGTTGGGGACAAGAAAGATTCTTGTTACTCGAGATGTGGGAGAACAGATAAAGGTGTTTCCTCCACAGGGCAG GTGATTGctttgtttttaagatccaGACTGAAGTCACCTCCTGGAGACTCTAAAGCCCAAGTGAATGGGAGAACGGGTGAAA GACCAGAATATGATTATGTAAGAGTTCTAAATCGTGCTCTCCCTGATGACATCCGAGTTATTGGATGGTCTCCTGCTCCTATCGACTTTCATGCAAG GTTTAGTTGCTATGCTAGagaatacaaatattttttctggAGGCAGAACCTGAATCTTTCG GCCATGGACTTTGCCGGGAAGAAGTTCATTGGGGAGCATGATTTCAGAAACTTCTGCAAGATGGATGTGGCAAATGTACATTGCTATACACGGCGTGTTACTTTCTTTGAAGTCTCCCCTTGTCAAAATAG TCATGAGGGTGATCAGCTTTGCACATTTACAATGAGAGGCAGTGCTTTCCTGTGGCACCAGATCCGCTGTATGGTCGCCGTGCTATTCATGATTGGGCAGGGCGTTGAATCAGTTGAT GTGATAGATACATTGTTGGACACAAAGAAAACGCCAAGAAAACCTCAATACCTATTGGCCTCAGAGATACCCTTAGTCCTCCGTACATGTGAATTCGAAAATGTTGACTTCATATGTTCTCCAG GTGCTGCAGAGTCACTGCGGTCTCATTTCAAGAATGAATCATTGACATACCAATTAGAGTCTGTAATTTATCAGGAGGCTCTCCGAAACTGTTTACCTCTAAGCAACAATG tttcaacAGAGGAAAGCTCATGCAATGGcgtagaaaaaaagaagaaaagggcAGAACACGTTCCCCTGTTATCTCGACCAACTGAGC CGTCGTATGAAGAACGAACTGCGAAACTGAAACcaaggaaagaagaaactttggCATGTGTAGTGTAA
- a CDS encoding Tetratricopeptide repeat (TPR)-like superfamily protein (Tetratricopeptide repeat (TPR)-like superfamily protein; CONTAINS InterPro DOMAIN/s: Pentatricopeptide repeat (InterPro:IPR002885); BEST Arabidopsis thaliana protein match is: Tetratricopeptide repeat (TPR)-like superfamily protein (TAIR:AT4G21065.1); Has 36841 Blast hits to 13999 proteins in 256 species: Archae - 0; Bacteria - 8; Metazoa - 78; Fungi - 94; Plants - 36058; Viruses - 0; Other Eukaryotes - 603 (source: NCBI BLink).): MARVYMETMIQKCVSFSQIKQLQSHFLTAGHFQSSFLRSRLLERCAISPFGDLSFAVQIFRYIPKPLTNDWNAIIRGFAGSSHPSLAFSWYRSMLQQSSSSSAICRVDALTCSFTLKACARALCSSAMDQLHCQINRRGLSADSLLCTTLLDAYSKNGDLISAYKLFDEMPVRDVASWNALIAGLVSGNRASEAMELYKRMETEGIRRSEVTVVAALGACSHLGDVKEGENIFHGYSNDNVIVSNAAIDMYSKCGFVDKAYQVFEQFTGKKSVVTWNTMITGFAVHGEAHRALEIFDKLEDNGIKPDDVSYLAALTACRHAGLVEYGLSVFNNMACKGVERNMKHYGCVVDLLSRAGRLREAHDIICSMSMIPDPVLWQSLLGASEIYSDVEMAEIASREIKEMGVNNDGDFVLLSNVYAAQGRWKDVGRVRDDMESKQVKKIPGLSYIEAKGTIHEFYNSDKSHEQWREIYEKIDEIRFKIREDGYVAQTGLVLHDIGEEEKENALCYHSEKLAVAYGLMMMDGADEESPVRVINNLRICGDCHVVFKHISKIYKREIIVRDRVRFHRFKDGSCSCRDFW; encoded by the exons ATGGCTCGTGTTTACATGGAGACGATGATACAAAAATGCGTCAGCTTCTCCCAAATCAAACAACTCCAATCTCACTTCCTCACCGCCGGCCATTTCCAATCTTCCTTTCTCCGTTCTCGTCTTCTCGAACGCTGCGCAATCTCACCATTCGGAGACCTTTCCTTCGCCGTACAAATTTTCCGGTACATCCCTAAACCTTTAACCAATGATTGGAACGCAATCATCCGCGGATTCGCCGGAAGTTCTCATCCTTCACTTGCGTTTTCATGGTATCGTTCCATGTTGCAGCAATCTTCGTCATCGTCGGCTATATGTAGAGTCGATGCTTTGACTTGTTCTTTTACTCTTAAAGCTTGTGCACGTGCGCTTTGTTCTTCCGCTATGGATCAACTTCATTGTCAGATTAACCGTCGGGGATTATCCGCTGATTCGCTTCTTTGTACTACGTTGCTTGATGCTTACTCTAAAAACGGAGATTTAATTAGTGCGTATAAgttgttcgatgaaatgcctgTGAGAGATGTTGCGTCGTGGAACGCGTTGATCGCGGGGTTAGTGTCTGGTAATCGAGCGAGTGAGGCGATGGAGTTGTATAAGAGAATGGAAACGGAAGGAATTAGAAGAAGTGAAGTAACTGTTGTTGCTGCTTTAGGAGCTTGTTCTCATTTGGGTGATGTTAAGGAAGGTGAAAATATCTTCCATGGATACAGTAACGATAATGTGATTGTTAGTAACGCGGCTATTGATATGTATTCGAAATGCGGGTTTGTTGATAAAGCTTATCAAGTGTTTGAACAATTCACTGGTAAGAAGAGTGTTGTTACATGGAACACTATGATTACAGGGTTTGCAGTGCATGGAGAAGCACATAGAGCGTTGGAGATTTTTGACAAGTTGGAGGATAATGGTATTAAGCCTGATGATGTCTCGTACTTAGCTGCTTTAACTGCGTGTAGACATGCGGGGTTAGTGGAGTATGGTTTGTCTGTATTCAATAATATGGCTTGTAAGGGCGTTGAGCGTAACATGAAGCACTATGGTTGTGTGGTTGATCTGTTAAGCCGTGCAGGAAGGTTGAGAGAAGCTCACGATATCATATGTTCAATGTCGATGATTCCGGATCCTGTTTTGTGGCAGAGCCTTCTTGGAGCTTCGGAGATTTATAGTGATGTTGAAATGGCTGAGATTGCTTCTAGGGAAATAAAGGAAATGGGAGTTAACAATGATGGTGATTTTGTGTTGCTATCGAATGTTTATGCTGCGCAGGGACGGTGGAAAGATGTAGGACGAGTGAGAGATGATATGGAAAGCAAACAAGTGAAGAAAATTCCAGGTCTTAGCTACATAGAAGCCAAAGGAACGATTCATGAATTCTACAACAGTGACAAGAGCCATGAACAGTGGAGAGAGATTTATGAGAAGATCGATGAGATCAG GTTCAAGATAAGAGAGGATGGTTACGTGGCGCAGACAGGACTTGTGTTGCACGAcataggagaggaagagaaagagaacgCTTTGTGCTATCACAGCGAGAAATTGGCGGTGGCCTACGgactgatgatgatggatgGTGCGGACGAGGAGAGTCCGGTGAGAGTTATAAACAACCTGAGAATTTGTGGGGACTGTCACGTTGTTTTCAAACATATTTCTAAGATTTATAAGAGAGAGATCATTGTTAGGGATCGAGTTCGGTTTCATAGGTTCAAAGATGGTTCTTGCTCTTGCAGAGATTTTTGGTAA
- a CDS encoding Tetratricopeptide repeat (TPR)-like superfamily protein translates to MRQLLPNQTTPISLPHRRPFPIFLSPFSSSRTLRNLTIRRPFLRRTNFPQSSSSSAICRVDALTCSFTLKACARALCSSAMDQLHCQINRRGLSADSLLCTTLLDAYSKNGDLISAYKLFDEMPVRDVASWNALIAGLVSGNRASEAMELYKRMETEGIRRSEVTVVAALGACSHLGDVKEGENIFHGYSNDNVIVSNAAIDMYSKCGFVDKAYQVFEQFTGKKSVVTWNTMITGFAVHGEAHRALEIFDKLEDNGIKPDDVSYLAALTACRHAGLVEYGLSVFNNMACKGVERNMKHYGCVVDLLSRAGRLREAHDIICSMSMIPDPVLWQSLLGASEIYSDVEMAEIASREIKEMGVNNDGDFVLLSNVYAAQGRWKDVGRVRDDMESKQVKKIPGLSYIEAKGTIHEFYNSDKSHEQWREIYEKIDEIRFKIREDGYVAQTGLVLHDIGEEEKENALCYHSEKLAVAYGLMMMDGADEESPVRVINNLRICGDCHVVFKHISKIYKREIIVRDRVRFHRFKDGSCSCRDFW, encoded by the exons ATGCGTCAGCTTCTCCCAAATCAAACAACTCCAATCTCACTTCCTCACCGCCGGCCATTTCCAATCTTCCTTTCTCCGTTCTCGTCTTCTCGAACGCTGCGCAATCTCACCATTCGGAGACCTTTCCTTCGCCGTACAAATTTTCCG CAATCTTCGTCATCGTCGGCTATATGTAGAGTCGATGCTTTGACTTGTTCTTTTACTCTTAAAGCTTGTGCACGTGCGCTTTGTTCTTCCGCTATGGATCAACTTCATTGTCAGATTAACCGTCGGGGATTATCCGCTGATTCGCTTCTTTGTACTACGTTGCTTGATGCTTACTCTAAAAACGGAGATTTAATTAGTGCGTATAAgttgttcgatgaaatgcctgTGAGAGATGTTGCGTCGTGGAACGCGTTGATCGCGGGGTTAGTGTCTGGTAATCGAGCGAGTGAGGCGATGGAGTTGTATAAGAGAATGGAAACGGAAGGAATTAGAAGAAGTGAAGTAACTGTTGTTGCTGCTTTAGGAGCTTGTTCTCATTTGGGTGATGTTAAGGAAGGTGAAAATATCTTCCATGGATACAGTAACGATAATGTGATTGTTAGTAACGCGGCTATTGATATGTATTCGAAATGCGGGTTTGTTGATAAAGCTTATCAAGTGTTTGAACAATTCACTGGTAAGAAGAGTGTTGTTACATGGAACACTATGATTACAGGGTTTGCAGTGCATGGAGAAGCACATAGAGCGTTGGAGATTTTTGACAAGTTGGAGGATAATGGTATTAAGCCTGATGATGTCTCGTACTTAGCTGCTTTAACTGCGTGTAGACATGCGGGGTTAGTGGAGTATGGTTTGTCTGTATTCAATAATATGGCTTGTAAGGGCGTTGAGCGTAACATGAAGCACTATGGTTGTGTGGTTGATCTGTTAAGCCGTGCAGGAAGGTTGAGAGAAGCTCACGATATCATATGTTCAATGTCGATGATTCCGGATCCTGTTTTGTGGCAGAGCCTTCTTGGAGCTTCGGAGATTTATAGTGATGTTGAAATGGCTGAGATTGCTTCTAGGGAAATAAAGGAAATGGGAGTTAACAATGATGGTGATTTTGTGTTGCTATCGAATGTTTATGCTGCGCAGGGACGGTGGAAAGATGTAGGACGAGTGAGAGATGATATGGAAAGCAAACAAGTGAAGAAAATTCCAGGTCTTAGCTACATAGAAGCCAAAGGAACGATTCATGAATTCTACAACAGTGACAAGAGCCATGAACAGTGGAGAGAGATTTATGAGAAGATCGATGAGATCAG GTTCAAGATAAGAGAGGATGGTTACGTGGCGCAGACAGGACTTGTGTTGCACGAcataggagaggaagagaaagagaacgCTTTGTGCTATCACAGCGAGAAATTGGCGGTGGCCTACGgactgatgatgatggatgGTGCGGACGAGGAGAGTCCGGTGAGAGTTATAAACAACCTGAGAATTTGTGGGGACTGTCACGTTGTTTTCAAACATATTTCTAAGATTTATAAGAGAGAGATCATTGTTAGGGATCGAGTTCGGTTTCATAGGTTCAAAGATGGTTCTTGCTCTTGCAGAGATTTTTGGTAA